From the Musa acuminata AAA Group cultivar baxijiao chromosome BXJ3-7, Cavendish_Baxijiao_AAA, whole genome shotgun sequence genome, one window contains:
- the LOC135643303 gene encoding transcription factor DIVARICATA-like, producing the protein MMTRPWMDVLPGKEAAPPHSYCTNWFVGQQSSEGRSGSGSWSQEENKWFEDALAKFDGDTPDRWAKVAALIPGKTVGDVVSHYRELVDDVTEIEAGRIPCPVYYGTSSFTLDWENSRDSEAWKNSYCVGGGGGGAKRSGARSSDHERKKGVPWTEDEHKLFLLGLRKYGKGDWRNISRNFVITRTPTQVASHAQKYFIRLNSGSKDKRRSSIHDITSVDFPDNRPPSPSSQPSTITTQSSLALTPSLSGQFSAIADPDQLGEVASGFSPSSHAHRFMQCQFGTNPFGMNLLAQNPETGKCDQVNLGIL; encoded by the exons ATGATGACAAGACCGTGGATGGATGTTCTTCCTGGGAAGGAGGCGGCGCCGCCGCACTCCTACTGCACCAACTGGTTCGTCGGCCAGCAAAGCAGCGAGGgccggagcgggagcgggagttgGTCTCAGGAGGAGAACAAATGGTTCGAGGACGCCCTGGCGAAGTTCGACGGGGACACCCCGGACCGATGGGCAAAGGTGGCGGCTTTGATCCCCGGGAAGACGGTGGGAGACGTGGTGAGCCATTACCGGGAATTGGTCGACGACGTGACCGAGATAGAAGCCGGGCGGATCCCCTGCCCTGTCTATTACGGGACCTCATCTTTTACACTGGACTGGGAGAACAGTCGTGATTCCGAAGCATGGAAGAACTCGTACtgcgtcggcggcggcggcggtggcgccaAGCGGTCAGGCGCCAGATCATCAGATCACGAGAGGAAGAAAGGAGTCCCCTGGACCGAAGATGAACACAA GTTATTTTTGCTGGGCTTGAGAAAGTATGGCAAAGGAGACTGGAGAAACATATCTCGGAATTTTGTGATCACAAGGACCCCTACGCAGGTGGCTAGCCATGCACAGAAGTACTTCATCAGGCTCAACTCTGGCAGCAAGGATAAGAGAAGGTCCAGCATACATGACATCACTTCTGTCGATTTCCCTGATAACAGACCTCCCTCGCCATCATCTCAGCCATCCACCATCACCACGCAGTCGAGCTTGGCCTTGACACCTTCACTGTCAGGCCAGTTCTCCGCGATCGCCGATCCAGATCAGCTGGGTGAGGTAGCTAGTGGCTTCAGTCCATCATCGCATGCCCATCGCTTCATGCAATGTCAGTTCGGAACGAACCCGTTCGGGATGAATCTACTTGCTCAGAATCCAGAGACTGGCAAGTGCGATCAAGTTAACCTCGGCATCCTCTAA